CGGCAGGTTCGCCAGCAGGAAGATCATTTTCTGGCGACCGCCCGCAAGCTGGAAGAACGTTCGCTGCATCTGCATCAACTGCGAGCTGAACTCGACGGCAAACAGCGGGACATGCTGGAACAGCGGCTGCTGCTGGAAGAAACTCAGGCAGCCCTGAAACGCCTCGGCTCCGATCAACACGTCCGCGACGCCGTTGAACAGTCGCGGACCGACCTGCAGCAGTTCTTCGAACAACTCCACGATCAGCTTCGGTCGGAACGGCGCAAACTGGATGAGCGTGCCGCTCAACTGGCCGATCAGCAGCAGGCCTTCCGCCGCGACCGCGCGGAGCTTCAGCAGTGGTTCGAAGATCGTGAACGCGAGCTTTCGACAGTCACGCCCAGTTCTCAGGAAGCGACGCTGTCGGCTCGCGTGGCGGAACTGCAGGACGAACTGATCGCCGTTCGAAAGAAGTGGAACGCCGACCGAACGGAATCCGAAGCCAGAATCCGCGATCTGCTCGATCAATTGACCGCCGCCGAGACCACGGCGTTCAATGCGGAACCGCTTCTGCTGGCAGACGATTCCGCCGACGAACTCCTCGTCGCAGATCAGGCCGGCACTGTTGCTGCACAAGGCAACGCAGACATCGATACCGCGGAATCGGAAGCGGCTGGCATCGACGCCGCTGACGACCACCACCGCAGCGCCGCGTGATTTGGCGCCGGAGTCCCCGTCCGCGCCAACTGTGCTACGATGCATCCGGCCGTCGAGTGCTCGTCGTACTATCGGCGTGCGGGTTCCAGCCATGCACTCCACCGCGCCCCAGTCACCGACCCGCGTATTGCTGACACCTGACAACTGACAACCGAAACCCGTTCCGTCGTGCCCGACGCTCCCTTGATCGAACAGTCCCCGGAATCCATTCTGCTGGCCATTGCCGCGATTTTTGTGCTGGGTGTCGGCAGTCAGTGGCTGGCATCCCGTCTGAAGGTGCCTTCAATTCTGTTGCTGCTGGCAACCGGAATTCTGGCCGGTCCGGTGCTGGGACTGATCGATCCCGACAATTTGTTTCGGGAACTGTTGCTGCCGACAGTGTCGCTGGCTGTTGCCGTTGTGCTGTTTGAAGGCAGCCTGAGTCTGCGGTTGTCTGACCTGAAAGCGATCGGCCAGCCGCTGGTGATGCTGTTGTCGGTGGGCGTCGGCGTCACGTGGATTCTGTGTACCAGTGCCGCAGTGGTCGTACTGCAGTTTGAACTGCTGCCGGCGCTGCTGTTGGGGGCGATCCTGACAGTGACCGGCCCCACAGTTATCGGCCCGATGCTTCGCGAGATTCGTCCGACCGGACAGGTCGGCCCGATTTCGCGGTGGGAAGGCATTGTCGTTGACCCCATCGGCGCTGTTCTGGCAGTGCTGGTCTTCAGCACACAGGCTGCTGTCAGAACGGAACGGTTTCAGGACGCGGTCCGGATAGCGTCCGGCGGCTTTCTGCTGACGACGCTGATCGGAATCATCGTCGGTCTGACCGCGGCGACGCTGCTGAAGGAAATGCTGCGGCGGCATCTGATTGCCGACCACCTGCAAAGCCCGTTCGCATTGATGATCGTCGTCGCTGCATTTACAGCGTCGAATGTGCTGCACCACGAATCGGGTCTGGTAACCGTCACCGTGATGGGAGTCGTGCTGGCGAATCAGCACACGATCAGCATTCGGCACATCGTCGAGTTCAAGGAAAACCTGAGCGTGCTGCTGATTTCCAGCCTGTTCATTTTGCTTTCGGCCAGGCTGAATCTTCAGGACTTCACATCGCTTGGCTGGCGAGGTCCGGCGTTTGTGGCGTTTGTCATTCTGGTCGCACGGCCGATCAGCGTCATGCTGTCGACGTTCGGCAGCGGGCTGAAGATGAACGAACGGCTGTTTCTGTCGTGGCTGGCTCCGCGAGGCATCGTGGCGGCGGCGGTCGCATCCGTCTTCGCCCTGGAACTGGGCCCCGGTACGGGTCTGGTGCCGGCGGTGTTCCTGGTCATTGTCGGCACGGTCCTGGTGTACGGGCTGACCGCCGGTCCGGTTGCACGGCGGCTGGGACTCAGCGTGTCCGATCCGCAGGGTGTGCTGATCGCCAGCGCCCATCCCGGCGCGCGAGCGATCGCGAAAGTGCTGGCGAGCCAGGGGATCGCCGTGCGTCTGGTCGACACAAACGCCTACAACCTGCGGCAAGCCAGGATGGAAGGCATGCAGACGCTGAATGCCAATGTGTTGTCGGATTCCGTACTGGAGATTCTGGATCTGGGAGGCATCGGCCGGTTGTTCGCGCTGACTCCCAACGATGAAGTCAACAGCCTGGCCTGCGATCACTTCACGGAATTGTTTGGCCGGAAGGAGGTCTATCGACTCAGCGTCAGCAGGGCGAGATCTCAGCGGCAGGACAAATCCGCCGAAGTTCTCTCCGGACGTGTGCTCTTCGACAACGCGGCCACCTACGAAGCGCTCGACCTTCGCTTCGCCGCCGGAGCGGTTGTGAAGGCGACAAAGCTGACAAACGAATTCGGCCTGAACGATCTGCTGCAGCGGTACGGCGATTCCGCGCTGATTCTGTTCGCCATCGACGACAAGGGAAAGATGATTGTCTGCACGGCCGATCTGGAAACAACCTTCCATGCCGGCCAGACAATCATCGCGCTCGTGGATGAGCAGGCGAACGACAAAGCGACGGCGACTTCCCGCTGATTCGCCGCTGAATCGGTCGCCCGCACCGGGTACCACATCTTCGAAGAAGTTGTGCGGCGCAACCGTCGGAAAGCGTTATGGGACGTTCTTCCGCCAACGCAGGCGACATTCAAAGGTCGCCGGTCAGCCGCTTCCGATCGCTGCGAAGACGTCGCGGCGCGTGGTTTCCTTTGAAGCCGGGCGTTAAAGTTTCCGGCAACCCGGTTACAGGAGCTTCCGCATGAAACAAGCCGCTGCCATGATTGATCCCGAAGAGATCATTCCGTTCATGAACATTGACCAGACGGACTTTTCGACGTTCACGCGTCCGCAACAGATTCGGCATCTGGAAGTGGAGGGCTATGTCGTGCTTCCGTCGATCCTGCCGGCGGACGTGATCGCTCGCGTGAAACAGGAAATGGCCGACGCGGAAATGTGGCACACCAGCTACAGCGAACAGCAGACGCGGTCGATGACTCAGCCGCAGTGGCTCAGCCGTACCGCGGCCGAACTGATCGGGTTTCCGCCGATGATCGACTTCCTGACAGATGTGCTGGGACCGGATATGTGTTCACGCGAGGATTCTTTCAGCGAACTCACCCCGGTTCGCCGGGCATCTCGATGCACACCGACGGCCAGCCTCACGGATCGAATCTGTTCGGCTGGGAAGGAAGCTGTCCGCGACTGCTGCGGGTTCTGTATTACCTTGACGAACTGACGCCCGACCGCGCTCCGTTCCGTTTGATTCCGCGATCGCATCTGTCGTTTCATGCCGACGCCAGTCCGTATGTGCGATACAAGTGGCATCCGGAAGAAATCACGCTTGTCTGTCCGCCGGGAACAGCCGTGATTGTGCCGTCGATGCTGCTGCACGCGTCTCACCCGAATCGGGATTCGCAGCCTCGCGAACTGCTGCAGTTCGGATATCGCCCGGCGTGGGCCGGTCCGATTCAGCCGGTCGATGAGTGGGATCCGGAACTGGTTGCGGGTGCTCCTGAGATTGCCCGGCCGTTTCTGCAAAGCCTGAACACATCCGGCCACGTCTGGGAACAGCCGCACAAGCCCCCGGGGATGAAAACGGAAGCTCCCGGCATCAACCCCAGCCGGTGGGGCGACTGACGACGGCCGAGGTGAACACATCCTTCGCGGTGCGAGTTTCGGCGAATACTGCCGAATGCAGTGATCCGGGCGAAACGACATGTCGCGCCCGTAGCGGATGGGCCGAAGTGACCTTGCCGTTCCGATCCCGTCACCGGTAGAACACAAGGCTCCTGTCTTGCTCCGGATCGGCGCCGCATGTGGTTCCCAGTGCAATTCCGAGACGTCTCCCGTGCCGCTTCGGCCGCCGAACCGCTGCGCTGCGTCAACTGCGGCGCGGAAGTTGACCATCACGACGCAGGCAACGACCGTTGCCGGAGCCGATGCTGTTCGGAATGCGAGGGCCATTCTTCGAAGTGGTCCTCCAGCGATCTGCTTGACCAAATCGCCGCGATGCCTCCCCTTCCTGACATGCCGGAACCCTTTTCGATTGCGGCCGGCGCTCTTCGCAGGGACCGGCCGCCGCCGAAACACCCGACACACCACACCGCCCGTCACGAAGCAGGATCAAACCACTTCGGAAAGTTCTGGCCAGACATCGACACAACGGAAACAAGAGCCCCGGCGGCCCGCGACCCGCAGGCGGACAAACGACAGTCACGAACCTGCAACCGACGATGAGTCCGCGGCCGCTGCGGCGGCGAAACCAGATGTTCCGCTGAATCCGACCGCGGCGAAGCCGAGATTGTCTGGGTGCCGCTGAGCATTCCGGAAACTCTGATGTCCGCCGAACCTGCCGCGGAAATGGAACCGTCGCAATCGAATGCCGAGCCTCTTGCGTCGACTGCAGAAGCCGAGACTGCTTCGACAACCGCGACGGAGTCCGAACAAACACACGTCGTCGGCGCCGTTCACGTCGATCCGCCCGGCGCCGCGCCGCTTCTCATCAGTGCGACGGAACAAAAGGATTCCGCCGGCCGCAGATCCATTCGTCGAAACCAGCAATCGAGACAACCGCTTTCTCGCCCGAATCTGCCGCGCCGACAATCGGGCACGGCGGACCGCCCGGCATCCGAGTCCATGGAAGGAACTTCAGCCGTGAAACATCATTATCGTGTCGACCGTCCGACTGCTGTGCCGGGTGACTCCGTCGAGTCCGTTCCTCAGTCGGCGGCTGGGGAAGTTTCTCCGCCTGCGGCAACGCGGCGGCGTCGATTCGACGGACCGGAACCGATTGCCGACATAACGGACACGGCCTCCGGTCGAACGCGAACACGCGGACTTCCCCATCAGTGGTACATCGACGAACGACACGATTCCCGAGGTATTCGCGGTCCGCACTATCAGGTGACGGTACCAAAGCGGTCCAACTTCACGTCGATGACCGGGCAGTTCCTGGCGTATCTGGGAGTGCTCGGCCTGACGGTCGGAACGGCGATGGTGATCTACGGGCATTTCGGCGGCTATTCAGACTACACACCAACGGGCTGGCTGGTCACAACCGCGGCTCAGATGCTGCTGTTTCTGGGTGTGATCAATCTCGTGTCCGGCGGGATCGAACAGAACAACGACGATGTGTCACAGCGCATCAATTCGCTCGGCGACCAACTGATGCGGATTCAGGAAGTGAACGAACAGCTTCTGCGAGGTCCGAAGATCTCCGCCCGACGCTATGCCGACCCGAACGCCCCGCTGGAAGAATCCGAACGAGAGTCCGTCATGGCCGACGAACGCGTTCGTTAGGCGTGCGGTCGATGAGAATCGACCCGCCAGCCAAGGGGCGCTAGCCCCGGTTCACTGCGGGCACAACCGCGGCTAGCGCCGTGCGGCTCGCGGGCAGGTGACAACTCATCCGCCGCTCACCGGTGCGGAATGGACCGCCGAGGTTCGCGGCGAGCAGCGCGACGTGAGTCCGCTTTCGCCGAGTTCGGCTGCGTTCTTTGCAATCGTCGATGACGAGTGCGGACTGACGTCGCGCAGCTCGCCGGGTGCGGAATGGACCGCCGAGGCTCGCGGCGAGCGGGACAGAGGACATGGCGATCTGGCTCCGAAGGGACGGACGTCATTTTGGGAGACCGCCTGGCGGTCGTCGCGCAGCGGAACGTGACGAGTACGGAATGCGACGCAGGTCCGCACTTACCGGATATCGAAACGGATCAGAGAACAGAAATCGTTGCGCGGGCTCCCGTCATCCGTACGTTCGCGGACGCACGGAAATTGGAGGAGTCGCCACACTCGAATGCTTGCCGGACAGCTTCCGAATGTCAGACTGCAGAAAAAGCCGCTAACAACTGCCGCCGTTGTTCGAACCAACATGGTCTCCACCTCAGAACGAAAGCACTTTGCGTGATCGATGTTTCGAACATCAGCAGGTCGTTTGGTTCCATTCGGGCCGTGGATTCCGTGTGTCTTCAGATCAATGCGGGAGAAGCGTTCGGGTTGCTGGGGCCGAATGGTGCCGGCAAGACAACAACGCTGAGCATGATGGTCGGGATGCTGAAGCCCGACAGCGGTACCGTTCGCGTTGGCGGCGCTGACC
This Planctomycetaceae bacterium DNA region includes the following protein-coding sequences:
- a CDS encoding phytanoyl-CoA dioxygenase family protein, giving the protein MAQPYRGRTDRVSADDRLPDRCAGTGYVFTRGFFQRTHPGSPGISMHTDGQPHGSNLFGWEGSCPRLLRVLYYLDELTPDRAPFRLIPRSHLSFHADASPYVRYKWHPEEITLVCPPGTAVIVPSMLLHASHPNRDSQPRELLQFGYRPAWAGPIQPVDEWDPELVAGAPEIARPFLQSLNTSGHVWEQPHKPPGMKTEAPGINPSRWGD
- a CDS encoding cation:proton antiporter encodes the protein MPDAPLIEQSPESILLAIAAIFVLGVGSQWLASRLKVPSILLLLATGILAGPVLGLIDPDNLFRELLLPTVSLAVAVVLFEGSLSLRLSDLKAIGQPLVMLLSVGVGVTWILCTSAAVVVLQFELLPALLLGAILTVTGPTVIGPMLREIRPTGQVGPISRWEGIVVDPIGAVLAVLVFSTQAAVRTERFQDAVRIASGGFLLTTLIGIIVGLTAATLLKEMLRRHLIADHLQSPFALMIVVAAFTASNVLHHESGLVTVTVMGVVLANQHTISIRHIVEFKENLSVLLISSLFILLSARLNLQDFTSLGWRGPAFVAFVILVARPISVMLSTFGSGLKMNERLFLSWLAPRGIVAAAVASVFALELGPGTGLVPAVFLVIVGTVLVYGLTAGPVARRLGLSVSDPQGVLIASAHPGARAIAKVLASQGIAVRLVDTNAYNLRQARMEGMQTLNANVLSDSVLEILDLGGIGRLFALTPNDEVNSLACDHFTELFGRKEVYRLSVSRARSQRQDKSAEVLSGRVLFDNAATYEALDLRFAAGAVVKATKLTNEFGLNDLLQRYGDSALILFAIDDKGKMIVCTADLETTFHAGQTIIALVDEQANDKATATSR